In Helianthus annuus cultivar XRQ/B chromosome 9, HanXRQr2.0-SUNRISE, whole genome shotgun sequence, the following are encoded in one genomic region:
- the LOC118482158 gene encoding uncharacterized protein LOC118482158 — protein sequence MGSAHVDQTGNDLNILISPCNDTGPCSNVSPITDAIESSANVSSLQFGGPVINNDGDIIGSGPSSENINDPRPDVAVAEPAVQAKAQKKVTFADIVQGSAQKLSRIMKFGQFETVIHFKEDVPEIDPLRGTKYWNHELFQKLLRGDDVVVDGETRLAYEGPKRNAEGVFEVNIEGHFMKKSYTSDVFQLYGYFIGAVMPFRVVKENLIKMWHKYGLKSINMNRNGYFFFKFDHEDGMLQVLERNPWLVDNVPLVLQIWDPNVVLCKPNPKTVPIWVAIKDLPLSLWNGGNIGQIVSCVGLGNH from the coding sequence ATGGGTTCTGCGCATGTGGACCAAACAGGAAATGATCTGAATATTTTAATTAGCCCATGTAATGATACTGGGCCTTGTTCTAATGTCAGCCCAATCACTGATGCAATTGAATCTTCGGCTAATGTTAGTAGTCTGCAGTTTGGTGGGCCTGTTATAAATAATGATGGAGATATTATTGGATCTGGGCCCAGTTCGGAAAATATTAATGATCCAAGGCCAGATGTTGCTGTAGCAGAGCCGGCTGTTCAAGCCAAGGCTCAAAAGAAGGTGACGTTTGCGGATATAGTGCAAGGTTCGGCCCAAAAACTTTCTCGTATTATGAAGTTTGGACAATTTGAAACTGTTATTCATTTTAAGGAAGATGTACCGGAAATTGATCCTCTTAGGGGAACTAAATATTGGAATCATGAATTGTTTCAAAAGTTGCTTAGAGGGGatgatgttgttgttgatgggGAAACACGTTTGGCGTATGAAGGTCCTAAGCGTAATGCAGAAGGAGTTTTTGAGGTAAACATTGAGGGACATTTTATGAAAAAGTCGTACACATCTGATGTGTTTCAACTTTATGGATACTTTATTGGGGCCGTTATGCCTTTTCGGGTTGTGAAAGAGAATTTAATTAAGATGTGGCATAAGTATGGGCTTAAGTCGATAAATATGAATAGAAATGGatatttcttttttaaatttgatCATGAAGATGGGATGCTACAAGTTCTTGAAAGAAACCCGTGGTTGGTGGATAATGTTCCGCTTGTATTACAAATTTGGGATCCGAATGTTGTTTTGTGTAAACCGAACCCGAAAACGGTTCCAATTTGGGTGGCAATAAAAGACTTACCGCTTAGTTTGTGGAATGGAGGAAATATAGGACAAATTGTGAGTTGTGTTGGGTTGGGAAACCACTAA